AAAGCCTGCGCTGGCATGTTAACCCGGATGGGGGGAATCAGCTCCCATGCAGCAATGCTTTGCCGGCAGTTGGGAAAACCTTGTATCGTTGGCTTCCAAAAAGGGGAACTGAGCCACGAAGAGCACTTGTTTACCCTGCCGGGACACGCTCCCTTGCACGCGGGAGATTGGCTGACGATTGACGGCATAACCGGTGAGGTTTTTGCCGGGCAGGCCCAGATTGAAACGAGGCCGTGGAAGTCCCACTCCGAACTCCGCAGTTTATGGCTGATCATCGCGTATGCTGTAACTTCGGGACACGTCCCAGCAAACTGCGCGGGGAATGTGTGGCGGATATGGGATTTCATGCGCCATGAATTACCGCTGCCCGGACAACCAAACAGTAACCAGCCGACCAAAAATTCTCCGCGTCGGAGGGCTTTGCCCAACAGGGAAAACCCCGTCAAGGCGCGGACTAACATGGTTCAAATTGAAACTGTGGACCGACAAAACTACAGCGAAATTATTTGTGGTCTCCTTACGGCGATTGAGCGGCGGCTTGGCCTTTCGGCAGGAGGCAAGTCACAATCGCATAGCCGAGTGCTCTGGGAGATCGGGTCCCCCATTTGCCTGCAAGAGCAAAGTCAGTTGGTGGGATTTGAGTTTACGGGCCTTAACCAACATGACCTCAACTTGATCGAAGTCTCCAGTATTCGCTTTGAGCTTGAGTGTGAAGTTCAGTCCCCCGCCGAGGCTTGGACAGCAGAATCCATCCGGGGAGGTGGGAGCCGGATGATTCCAAACTCGAGGATCGTCAAACGGTGCCGGATCATGGTGAACGGGGTGCCTTTGAAGCATGAGGACATTCCGCAGTTCTACACGTGGCTGCGCCGGCGTGAATATTTTTGACAACGTGGCGGTTGACATTGGGCCGCCCCGCCGAGCACTATGAGACACATGAAAAAGAAATCAATTAAACCGAAGGCCATTAACACTAGAGAAATGCTGCGTCGCGTCATTGCGGTCCTGGACCTTATCAAAAGCTTGAACTACCCGTCCATGGATAAACTTGTGGATGAACTGGATAGACGAGAGCTCTCGCATGATCGGCGAACGGTGTTCCGAGACCTTCAGTGCCTTCGGGATTCCCTCAACTGGCCGATCTTTTATGACGCGGAAAAGCGAGGCTATTACGTGGACATGGAAAAAGGCAAAGAGGCAGGTTTTGATCCCCATGTCCTGGACCCCAAAACCCTTGCGGCCATGCTGCCGCAGGAGACAATACGGCCACGCGCATCCACACTTCCCGCCGGTGAATCGCTGGCGGAGATTCAGAAGTGGGCAAAATCCAAGTTGAAGGCCTGGGAGCCACTGACGGCGCAACCCCCAACGCTGCGCATGGGGATCTTTTACCGGGGATGCCAGATTCTGGAGGGATTGCTTGCCCAGTGCGTTTCAATCCTAACCGTTAGCCGCGTAGAAACGGACGATTTGGAGGCGTATGGCCGGTTTGAAGAACAGGTTGCGTTGCTGCGGCAGGCAAACGAGGAAATTTCAACCACCATTAAAGCGCGTCTTCCCGGAAGCCTCAAGGGCATGCTGCTGCTTTCTGCCCCTGACCTGGCTCTGCTTGAAAAACTCGAACACTTTCGCCAACAGCTTTCGAACCCGGCCCGTTCGTCATTCAAGCAACAACTGGAGGACGTACCCAAGCTGCTTGAACAGTTTCTGCCGGCCCTGAAGGACTTCATTGATAGCGATTTTATGAAAACCTGCGCCGTCATTGAACCACAAAAGCAGGCGCTTCGCGGAGACTGACGGCAGAGGCAGTCGGGTTGGGCAATGTCACTGACCGGTGCGTTTCAGGAACGATTTCCAGTCGAAGTCGTTCGCCGGGTTTTCGACCCGTACTTGTTTGCCGTTATCCAGTTCGAGCGTCACCGCCTTAAGCCCTTTGTGGCAATAATACTCATACACCTGCACCCGGCGCTTCCGGTATTCCCCCTTGGGCAGTTCGGCCAGCGACTTCCAGGTGCGCCGGGAGCGCGGATACCCACGAAACCAATCATGCACATGATCCATAAATCCGGGATCGCCCGGCAGCACCTTGATGGCGTCAGCGTTTTCCGTATGCGAATTGAAGCCATTCCGCTTTAAAGCGCGCAGC
The DNA window shown above is from Verrucomicrobiota bacterium and carries:
- a CDS encoding PEP-utilizing enzyme produces the protein MSLKSRCPSVYRDLLQAGEAAERWLRDCADIEFTFDNGALYVTSVRKARLLPLENTRVQLQLLVEGLTAPEEFLERIRPTDVAQFLRPEIVDKARLELLGKGLPAGGGAASGRIAIWRSEADDPVIPGCPPPLILSDRHAPSLHATKACAGMLTRMGGISSHAAMLCRQLGKPCIVGFQKGELSHEEHLFTLPGHAPLHAGDWLTIDGITGEVFAGQAQIETRPWKSHSELRSLWLIIAYAVTSGHVPANCAGNVWRIWDFMRHELPLPGQPNSNQPTKNSPRRRALPNRENPVKARTNMVQIETVDRQNYSEIICGLLTAIERRLGLSAGGKSQSHSRVLWEIGSPICLQEQSQLVGFEFTGLNQHDLNLIEVSSIRFELECEVQSPAEAWTAESIRGGGSRMIPNSRIVKRCRIMVNGVPLKHEDIPQFYTWLRRREYF